One Prosthecobacter dejongeii DNA window includes the following coding sequences:
- a CDS encoding patatin-like phospholipase family protein, whose translation MNPNLNPSPTGWMRNAEDPGMAGSAACQPRKDQRRIGLALSGGGARGLAHVGVLQVLEENHIPIAAVAGTSMGAYVGALHAAGFNTVDLEGLAREIKDRRTLLRLLDPIFPPTTGLIRGHKIRCHLERSLGTRTFEELEKPLLIVATDLDTMAAHVFDSGSVGAAVHASAAIPGVCAPVHLDGRRFTDGGAAEPLPVRLLRDRFKLDAVIAVNVLPTTQDILHCKDTAFVPLTTKKNPLLRLLNATLRPINLLAYGNVMDTFRRALMCAQLGLAEKECRYADVVIHPFFCESTWFDFENFDRYIRAGRRAAEEALPRLLALTGQTSTNQEYNHENPVHNPCVGLCAA comes from the coding sequence ATGAACCCCAACTTGAATCCATCCCCCACCGGATGGATGCGAAATGCCGAAGATCCTGGCATGGCAGGAAGTGCCGCCTGCCAGCCACGCAAAGATCAACGTCGCATCGGTCTCGCTCTATCCGGCGGCGGTGCCCGTGGCCTTGCCCACGTGGGTGTGCTACAGGTGCTGGAAGAAAATCATATTCCCATCGCCGCCGTAGCGGGCACCAGCATGGGGGCCTATGTCGGTGCCCTGCATGCCGCTGGTTTTAATACCGTGGACCTCGAAGGGCTGGCCCGAGAGATCAAAGATCGCCGCACATTGCTGCGTCTGCTTGACCCCATCTTTCCTCCCACCACGGGGTTAATTCGGGGCCACAAAATCCGCTGTCATCTGGAGCGCTCTCTGGGCACACGCACTTTTGAAGAGCTTGAAAAACCGCTTCTCATCGTCGCCACAGATCTAGATACCATGGCCGCCCATGTTTTTGATTCTGGCTCCGTAGGGGCTGCCGTGCATGCCAGCGCCGCCATCCCTGGTGTGTGTGCTCCCGTGCATCTAGATGGACGTCGATTTACGGACGGAGGCGCGGCCGAACCCTTACCCGTGCGGCTCTTGCGTGATCGTTTCAAACTGGATGCCGTCATCGCTGTGAATGTCCTGCCCACCACACAAGACATTCTCCACTGCAAAGACACGGCTTTCGTCCCTCTGACCACGAAGAAAAACCCTCTCCTACGTCTGCTGAATGCGACCTTGAGACCGATTAACCTACTGGCCTATGGCAATGTGATGGACACTTTTCGCCGGGCACTCATGTGCGCCCAGCTCGGTCTAGCCGAAAAGGAATGCCGTTATGCGGATGTGGTGATCCACCCCTTTTTCTGTGAAAGCACGTGGTTCGATTTTGAGAATTTCGACCGCTACATCCGCGCGGGTCGCCGTGCGGCTGAGGAAGCCCTGCCACGCCTGCTGGCGCTGACGGGTCAAACATCAACTAACCAGGAGTACAACCATGAAAATCCTGTCCACAACCCCTGCGTGGGACTCTGCGCCGCCTGA
- a CDS encoding bifunctional riboflavin kinase/FAD synthetase, translating to MLKLRSISELSQVPGPVALAIGVFDGLHLGHQEVIRAAQEHAVQHHGHAIVMSFDPHPLSVLRPEALPKRLCGERQRTRLLAGMGVSGTLLCPFTREVAETTAEDFVNSLVQACRPLGCISVGYTWSFGKNRSGNIHSLMDLGQRHDFAVYGVPPIRSHGDVVSSTLIRDAVAAGDLVRVDEMLGRPYSLLGSVLQGRQLARQLGFPTANVAPEAEVLPPYGVYAVEAHVAGEWRPGIANLGVRPTVEQEGVRPSLEVHLFDWSGDLYGQDLEVRLKAFVRPEQKFVSVEFLKNQIREDVQQARSLLGA from the coding sequence ATGCTGAAATTGCGTTCCATTTCCGAGCTTTCCCAGGTGCCTGGTCCCGTGGCCTTGGCCATCGGCGTCTTCGATGGCCTGCATCTGGGGCATCAGGAAGTCATCCGTGCTGCGCAAGAGCATGCGGTTCAGCATCATGGGCATGCCATCGTCATGAGCTTTGATCCGCACCCTCTCAGTGTACTCCGTCCAGAGGCTCTGCCGAAGAGGCTTTGTGGTGAACGCCAGCGGACGCGACTGCTGGCAGGGATGGGGGTATCAGGAACCTTGCTTTGTCCCTTTACCCGAGAGGTGGCGGAGACCACTGCGGAGGATTTTGTAAACTCATTGGTTCAGGCTTGTCGGCCGCTGGGCTGCATCTCGGTGGGATACACCTGGAGCTTTGGCAAGAATCGCAGTGGCAATATTCATTCGCTCATGGACCTGGGGCAGCGGCATGACTTTGCCGTCTATGGCGTGCCACCCATCCGCAGCCATGGGGATGTGGTCAGCAGCACCCTCATCCGCGATGCCGTGGCGGCTGGGGATCTGGTGCGTGTGGATGAGATGCTCGGGCGACCTTACTCTTTGTTAGGCTCCGTGTTGCAGGGGCGGCAGTTGGCACGGCAATTAGGATTCCCTACTGCGAATGTGGCCCCCGAAGCCGAAGTGCTGCCGCCTTATGGAGTGTATGCGGTGGAAGCCCATGTGGCAGGCGAATGGCGGCCTGGCATTGCCAATCTAGGGGTGCGCCCCACCGTCGAACAAGAAGGTGTGCGACCTTCTTTGGAAGTACACCTGTTTGACTGGAGTGGAGATCTCTATGGCCAGGACTTGGAAGTTCGACTGAAAGCCTTTGTGCGGCCTGAGCAAAAGTTTGTTAGCGTGGAGTTCTTGAAGAACCAGATCCGTGAGGATGTACAGCAGGCGCGCTCACTTTTGGGGGCCTGA
- a CDS encoding endonuclease/exonuclease/phosphatase family protein gives MQRSFGDESSPLTAKPEAEKALVVAFLKDIQPDILGVCEIGSLEDLKDLQSRLRDQGLDLPHLEHCTGGDTTRSLGLLSRFPISARDSQTKLTYQMGAETFPMQRGILDATVNVGGGFEIRCLGVHLKSKRAIPEADESLMRRNEAHLLRKHLDRIFEAQPQAKIVSYGDFNEHRNEPAISEIIGSRSTPGYMIDLYLRDAHGQVWTHFWDAADVYGRLDYLFVSRSLRPYVDTKGTLIYTAADFDKASDHRPIVMKLNPQRKVSGPQK, from the coding sequence ATGCAGCGATCTTTTGGGGACGAAAGCAGCCCTCTCACCGCCAAACCTGAGGCTGAAAAAGCACTCGTCGTTGCATTTCTCAAGGACATCCAGCCAGATATCCTCGGCGTTTGTGAGATCGGCAGCTTAGAAGATCTCAAAGATCTGCAATCTCGCCTCCGCGACCAGGGACTGGATCTGCCGCACCTAGAACACTGCACGGGAGGTGATACCACCCGCAGCCTGGGGCTGCTATCCCGTTTTCCCATCTCGGCCCGTGATTCGCAGACGAAACTCACCTACCAGATGGGGGCAGAGACCTTTCCCATGCAGCGCGGCATTTTAGATGCCACCGTGAATGTGGGCGGTGGCTTTGAGATCCGCTGTTTAGGAGTGCATCTCAAGTCCAAACGAGCCATCCCGGAGGCCGATGAGTCCCTGATGCGCCGAAATGAGGCCCATCTTCTCCGGAAACACCTGGATCGTATCTTTGAGGCGCAGCCCCAGGCGAAGATCGTCAGCTACGGGGATTTTAATGAGCATCGTAATGAGCCCGCGATCAGCGAAATCATCGGCTCACGCTCCACCCCAGGATACATGATTGATCTCTATCTACGCGATGCCCACGGGCAGGTGTGGACTCATTTTTGGGACGCGGCTGATGTGTACGGCCGTCTGGATTATCTTTTTGTGAGCCGCAGCCTGCGCCCTTATGTGGATACCAAAGGCACCCTCATCTACACGGCAGCAGACTTTGACAAAGCTAGCGACCATCGCCCCATCGTGATGAAGCTAAATCCCCAGCGCAAAGTCTCAGGCCCCCAAAAGTGA
- a CDS encoding Sec-independent protein translocase subunit TatA/TatB → MNTSHLFTAFGPLGTPELIIIAILVLVLFGAKKLPTFARSLGKSMGEFKKAREEFEHELTNAQEEVQRPTIPQTVEKRQPVSSSQDI, encoded by the coding sequence ATGAATACTAGTCACCTTTTCACCGCCTTTGGCCCTCTCGGCACCCCCGAGTTGATCATCATTGCCATTCTCGTTCTCGTCCTTTTCGGGGCTAAAAAGCTCCCGACTTTCGCCCGCAGCCTGGGTAAAAGCATGGGTGAGTTCAAAAAAGCCCGCGAGGAATTTGAGCACGAACTGACCAACGCGCAGGAAGAAGTCCAGCGCCCGACGATCCCCCAGACCGTCGAAAAACGCCAGCCAGTGTCTTCTTCCCAAGACATTTGA
- a CDS encoding ABC transporter ATP-binding protein — protein MISVQDLTKQYAGRMAVDHISFEVQPGEIVGFLGPNGAGKSTTMRVLTGFMPPTSGQVTVNGFDVFRQSLEVRRSIGYMPEMAPLYTDMKVKEYLRFRGELKGLRGRDMRRRVGEVMDLCSVADVRRRLIGNLSKGYRQRVALADALLHEPPLLILDEPTSGLDPIQIRQVRELLASLRPKHTILLSTHILQEVEQICDRVIMIHHGRLLANDTPANLTKKLRALTQVFVEVNGEGDVAAALESLPTVRKVIEDSRDGSWTHYTLRVEPGNDVREAVMNLAASKNWKLRELHRQLPSLEDVFVELAASEPVKS, from the coding sequence ATGATCTCCGTCCAAGACCTCACCAAGCAGTATGCCGGACGCATGGCGGTGGATCACATCTCTTTTGAGGTTCAGCCAGGTGAAATTGTTGGTTTTCTAGGACCCAACGGGGCAGGGAAATCGACCACTATGCGGGTTTTGACCGGTTTCATGCCGCCCACCTCCGGTCAGGTGACCGTGAATGGGTTTGATGTCTTTCGTCAGTCGCTCGAAGTTCGCCGTTCCATCGGTTACATGCCTGAAATGGCCCCGCTTTACACGGACATGAAGGTCAAAGAGTACCTTCGCTTTCGTGGGGAGCTCAAAGGGCTGCGGGGGCGTGACATGCGCCGCCGGGTGGGCGAGGTGATGGATCTGTGCTCCGTGGCGGATGTGCGCCGACGCTTGATCGGCAATCTTTCCAAAGGCTACCGCCAGCGTGTGGCCCTGGCGGATGCCCTGCTGCATGAGCCGCCTCTTTTGATTTTAGATGAGCCGACCAGTGGCCTGGACCCCATCCAGATCCGCCAGGTGCGTGAGCTGCTGGCCAGCCTGAGGCCCAAGCACACCATTCTGCTTTCCACTCACATCCTACAGGAAGTGGAGCAAATTTGTGATCGTGTTATCATGATCCACCACGGCCGCCTGTTGGCCAACGACACTCCGGCCAACTTGACCAAAAAACTGCGCGCTCTGACCCAGGTTTTTGTTGAAGTGAATGGGGAAGGGGATGTGGCCGCCGCTCTGGAATCTCTGCCTACGGTCCGCAAAGTCATTGAAGACTCTAGAGACGGTTCCTGGACGCACTATACCCTGAGAGTAGAGCCTGGAAATGATGTCCGCGAGGCCGTGATGAATCTGGCCGCCTCTAAAAACTGGAAACTGCGGGAACTCCACCGCCAACTCCCCAGCCTGGAGGATGTCTTTGTGGAACTGGCAGCCTCTGAGCCTGTGAAATCCTGA
- a CDS encoding ABC transporter permease yields the protein MRIFWVLLKKELRAFFVSPMAYIVLALIMVLNGFCLRAALSLLESAPSEGSIVTWTFDAIWFWLSYFFVFPLLTMRLFSEEKKMGTFETLFTAPVRAWQVVWAKYIAAVIIYCVLWVPSYLNFELLDWITLGQIEMPVGALKGSYLILFVMGLFNLAMGCLASALTSNQIIAAVMSFTASLLHFLVGLFISVIGRQVNETFVDITNYFASREHIRTFTSGLIDTRPLVYYSSLALLFLALTHQVVEFRRWRS from the coding sequence ATGAGAATCTTCTGGGTGCTGCTGAAAAAAGAACTGCGCGCGTTTTTCGTGTCGCCGATGGCCTACATCGTCCTGGCTCTCATCATGGTGCTGAATGGCTTTTGCCTGCGTGCCGCTCTTTCTTTATTGGAAAGTGCTCCTAGCGAGGGCTCAATCGTGACTTGGACTTTTGATGCCATTTGGTTTTGGCTGTCTTATTTCTTTGTTTTCCCACTGCTGACCATGCGTCTTTTCTCCGAGGAGAAAAAGATGGGTACTTTTGAAACGCTATTTACCGCCCCGGTGCGTGCCTGGCAGGTGGTATGGGCTAAATACATCGCCGCCGTCATCATCTACTGTGTGCTGTGGGTGCCGAGTTACCTAAACTTTGAGCTTCTCGACTGGATCACTCTTGGGCAGATCGAGATGCCAGTGGGTGCTTTAAAAGGCAGCTACTTGATCCTTTTCGTGATGGGACTTTTCAATCTTGCCATGGGTTGTTTGGCCTCCGCCTTGACTTCCAATCAGATCATCGCCGCCGTGATGTCCTTCACGGCCAGCCTGCTGCATTTCCTGGTGGGCCTTTTCATCAGTGTCATTGGTCGTCAGGTGAATGAAACGTTTGTGGACATCACCAACTACTTTGCCAGCCGGGAGCACATCCGCACCTTCACCAGTGGCCTCATTGATACACGCCCCTTGGTCTATTACAGCAGCTTAGCTTTGCTGTTTCTAGCCCTCACTCATCAGGTGGTGGAATTCCGCCGCTGGAGGTCCTGA